One Numenius arquata chromosome 9, bNumArq3.hap1.1, whole genome shotgun sequence DNA window includes the following coding sequences:
- the LOC141468858 gene encoding uncharacterized protein — protein MGPQSGVLAPCLVWLSPVAGLVRKCLAKTMYQHFFFLFFLSFHHHKCQDQIPGEDPYEMPKDYREVYRGTKNDIREIPKIAKPFISEMIFVQTNITAIKKGAFRYMPNLIKILFIGNKIKTVEPGAFDSLEKLRDLEISGASLEELAVGTFQNLPSLQRLELRDSHLRHIPKGLFDGLENLGELSLHINAIPSLPDGVFDSLINLTFLDLARNRITALPGGAFSKLPRLQVLRLYENELQDLPEELLDGQTHLLELSLQRNRLRVLPPMLLRSLPHLEKLLLDNNLIRALPLQGFFGLNKLKLLTLDSNNITELPCCLFDTMPHLRELDLSRNSLATLPDGIFVNLTSLGKLILSHNQLATLPRGAFAGLSKLSDLQLDTNQLSALDDDIFASLPNLKTLNLRKNQLESVPQGLLDPLKKLGSVYLSGNPWRCDCNLCYLHSWVLGNSKKVKLSTQVSCKSPPHLAGQAVTSLRDDHLICPATLPLSASFTPSLPFASTPPQRMSTLLPPGALSTAAPTTLSLAAFPIMALPAMLSPVATSAMLPTMPVKAFFTAPSSAMLSKVFITTPSSAVLPKTSITTPSSTMLPKASISTLSSAVLVKASVNTPSPTALPETSITTPSPTMLPETSIATPSSTVLPKASITTPSPVVLPKTSITTPSPAVPPEASITIPSTTVLPKASINTPLPDMLQEAFSLCPTSAIISLQPPGATNPEPALSILASATTPAPGSTLAATTRQVLPALLALTERTDAAPGVSPSISLVSASAMALWPACRAAAPGVERDHVTTWSLSTVGIQPAPTVPQQAPTPAGTIPLSMPPVPPVRDHTSPWPASPPLTPSGRHAWGFVLWSSPRHCQVSLALGLAALVLQVACTLLWGMLTLLLHQATRCQGDPVPPVRLLSLQALAAPGSPEQAWALL, from the exons ATGGGACCCCAGTCTGGTGTCCTCGCTCCTTGCCTGGTGTGGCTCTCTCCGGTGGCTGGACTCGTTCGCAAGTGCTTGGCCAA GACAATGtaccagcatttcttttttcttttcttcctctccttccatcACCATAAATGCCAAGATCAAATCCCAGGTGAAGATCCATATGAAATGCCCAAAGACTACCGGGAGGTCTACAGAGGGACAAAAAATGACATCAGAGAGATCCCAAAGATTGCAAAGCCCTTCATTTCTGAGATGATCTTCGTGCAAACCAACATCACTGCTATAAAGAAAGGTGCCTTCCGGTACATGCCCAACCTGATCAAGATTTTATTTATTGGCAACAAGATCAAGACAGTTGAACCTGGAGCCTTTGACAGTttggagaagctgagggacttggagaTCTCTGGTGCCTCGTTAGAGGAACTAGCTGTGGGCACTTTCCAAAACCTCCCAAGCTTGCAGAggctggagctgagggacagcCACCTCAGACACATCCCCAAAGGCCTGTTTGATGGGCTGGAGAACTTGGGAGAGCTCTCCCTGCACATCAATGCAATCCCTTCTCTTCCAGATGGCGTTTTTGATTCTCTCATCAATCTAACGTTTTTGGACCTGGCTAGAAACAGGATCACGGCTCTTCCTGGGGGTGCCTTTAGCAAACTCCCCCGTCTGCAAGTCCTCCGGCTATACGAGAATGAGCTACAGGACCTTCCAGAGGAGCTGCTAGATGGTCAGACACATCTGCTGGAGCTCAGTCTCCAGAGGAACAGGCTCAGGGTGCTGCCACCCATGCTTCTGAGGAGCCTGCCTCACCTGGAGAAACTCCTCTTGGACAACAACCTCATCAGGGCTCTCCCACTCCAGGGATTTTTTGGTTTAAACAAATTGAAACTGCTGACTCTGGATTCAAACAACATTACAGAACTCCCCTGCTGCCTTTTTGACACCATGCCACACCTGCGTGAGCTGGACCTGAGCAGGAACAGTTTGGCTACACTTCCAGATGGCATCTTTGTCAACCTCACATCGCTCGGAAAACTCATCTTGTCCCACAACCAGCTAGCAACCCTGCCAAGAGGAGCCTTCGCTGGGCTCAGCAAGCTTTCAGACCTCCAGCTAGACACAAATCAGCTCTCTGCTCTGGATGATGATATCTTTGCTTCTCTTCCAAATCTGAAAACCCTCAACCTTCGGAAGAACCAGCTGGAGAGTGTCCCCCAAGGGCTTCTGGACCCCCTGAAGAAGCTCGGCTCAGTGTATCTGAGTGGGAACCCGTGGAGATGTGACTGCAATCTCTGCTACCTGCACAGCTGGGTTCTGGGGAACAGTAAGAAGGTTAAACTGTCCACCCAAGTGTCATGCAAGAGTCCACCCCACCTGGCAGGGCAAGCAGTGACATCACTGAGGGATGACCACTTAATTTGCCCAGCTACTCTTCCTCTTTCAGCTTCTTTTACCCCATCTCTGCCATTtgcctccacaccaccacaaaggATGTCAACCTTGCTGCCACCTGGAGCCTTGTCCACTGCAGCACCAACCACACTGTCATTGGCAGCCTTTCCCATCATGGCACTGCCAGCCATGCTGTCACCTGTGGCCACCTCTGCCATGTTGCCCACCATGCCAGTGAAGGCCTTCTTCACTGCTCCATCATCAGCCATGCTATCTAAGGTCTTCATCACCACCCCATCATCAGCTGTGCTGCCCAAGACCTCCATCACCACACCATCATCAACCATGCTGCCCAAGGCTTCCATCTCCACCCTGTCATCAGCTGTGCTGGTGAAGGCCTCTGTCAACACACCGTCACCAACTGCGCTGCCTGAGACCTCCATCACCACACCATCGCCAACTATGCTGCCTGAGACCTCCATCGCCACCCCATCATCAACCGTGTTGCCCAAGGCTTCCATCACCACTCCATCACCAGTTGTGCTGCCCAAGACCTCCATCACCACTCCATCACCAGCTGTGCCACCTGAGGCCTCCATCACCATCCCATCAACAACTGTACTTCCCAAGGCTTCCATCAACACCCCATTGCCAGATATGCTACAGGAGGCCTTCAGCTTGTGTCCAACCTCAGCCATCATAAGTCTACAGCCTCCCGGAGCCACCAACCCAGAGCCTGCACTGTCCATCCTAGCTTCTGCCACCACACCAGCACCAGGCAGCACACTGGCAGCCACCACCAGACAAGTGCTCCCTGCTCTTCTGGCACTCACAGAGAGGACAGACGCTGCCCCAGGGGTGTCACCCAGCATCTCCCTTGTCTCAGCCTCAGCCATGGCACTCTGGCCAGCCTGCAGGGCTGCTGCGCCAGGTGTGGAGCGGGACCACGTTACCACGTGGAGCTTGTCCACAGTTGGCATCCAGCCTGCTCCCACTGTCCCCCAACAAGCTCCCACCCCTGCAGGTACCATCCCACTCTCGATGCCTCCTGTCCCCCCGGTGAGAGACCATACAAGCCCCTGGCCAGCCTCTCCACCCCTGACTCCCAGCGGCCGTCACGCCTGGGGCTTTGTCCTGTGGTCCAGCCCACGGCACTGCCAGGTCTCCCTGGCCCTGGGCCTGGCCGCACTGGTACTGCAGGTGGCCTGCACGCTGCTATGGGGGATGCTCACCCTCCTCCTTCACCAAGCCACCCGCTGCCAGGGCGACCCTGTGCCACCAGTGAGGCTGCTGAGTCTCCAAGCCCTGGCTGCCCCGGGGTCCCCTGAGCAAGCCTGGGCACTGCTTTGA
- the CPN2 gene encoding carboxypeptidase N subunit 2, with protein sequence MPGSCRLVVYVLLELGSLLVQGLSLSCPPACQCYDISKVFCSEERMREIPAGLPGNATQLFFVETALSSIRSGDLGPSTTLTKLVFLNNKIQELEAGAFQGLPSLTELEVSGNPLLAVRPGVLMGLPSLSKLSLGANNFRSLQPGLFTAACHLQDLRLPGNKIEALPLGIFQPLRHLQTLDLSQNVLAELPERLLAPLTTLRLLKLSDNLLVRVPPGAFRALGQLAELHLDGNQLEELPYGAFTGLGGLRRLQLQHNVLGSLAPDIFAALPNLTVISLEGNRLATLAATLFASTPGLLHLSLARNQLETLPQGLFANLSVLQTLVLSHNAMVHLPAGVFQGLVGLVELQLSHNNLSSLPAGLLAGLPLLTALELDHNHLARLPPGLFDANEELARLGLAYNPWACDCRLTYLLGWLQSFVEPLTHAQAFCASPAALQGQSLLEVPQGQLKCPGVPGVPLEEGLDRELGEDAPGQCTYSNPEGTINMACDATSCQQLSLRLPPPSPPPPGQAVGPGLAYQGAWVLHSRCGTLQVSVLITAQSEDETTSPGLPAAP encoded by the exons ATGCCAGGCTCG TGCAGGCTGGTGGTCTacgtgctgctggagctggggtccttGCTGGTGCAGGGGCTGTCCCTGTCCTGCCCCCCTGCCTGCCAGTGCTACGACATCTCCAAAGTCTTCTGCTCAGAGGAGAGGATGCGGGAGATCCCAGCGGGCCTGCCAGGGaatgccacccagctcttcttcgTGGAGACAGCCCTGAGCAGCATCCGCAGTGGGGACCTGGGCCCCAGCACCACCCTCACCAAGCTGGTCTTCCTCAACAACAAAATCcaggagctggaggctggtgCCTTTCAGGGTCTGCCCAGCCTCACCGAGCTGGAGGTTTCAGGCAACCCCTTGCTGGCAGTCAGGCCAGGGGTGCTGATGGGGCTGCCCAGCCTCAGCAAACTCTCCCTGGGTGCCAACAACTTCCGttccctgcagccagggctctTCACAGCTGCCTGCCACCTGCAGGACCTGCGCTTGCCGGGGAACAAGATCGAGGCACTGCCCCTCGGCATCTTCCAACCCCTCCGGCACCTCCAGACTCTGGACCTCTCCCAGAATGTCTTGGCTGAGTTGCCAGAGAGGCTGCTGGCCCCCCTCACCACCCTCCGCCTCCTCAAGCTCAGTGACAACCTGCTGGTGCGGGTGCCCCCTGGTGCTTTCAGGGCACTGGGCCAGCTGGCCGAACTCCACCTGGATGGTaaccagctggaggagctgccgtATGGTGCCTTcactgggctgggggggctgcggcggctgcagctgcagcacaatgtcctgggcagcctggccCCCGACATCTTTGCTGCTCTTCCCAACCTCACCGTCATCAGCCTGGAGGGCAACCGCCTGGCCACCTTAGCTGCCACCCTCTTTGCCAGCACCCCTGGCCTCCTCCACCTCTCGCTGGCCCGCAACCAGCTGGAGACACTGCCCCAGGGGCTCTTCGCCAACCTCTCGGTGCTGCAGACCCTGGTGCTCTCGCACAACGCCATGGTCCACCTCCCTGCCGGGGTTTTCCAGGGactggtggggctggtggagctGCAGCTGAGCCACAACAACCTCTCCAGCCTGCCggctgggctgctggctgggctgcccctcctcactgccctggaGCTGGACCACAACCACCTGGCCCGCTTGCCCCCGGGGCTTTTCGACGCCAATGAGGAGCTGGCACGCCTGGGACTGGCCTACAACCCCTGGGCCTGTGACTGCCGCCTCACCTACCTCCTGGGTTGGCTCCAGAGCTTTGTCGAGCCCCTCACCCATGCACAAGCCTTCTgtgccagcccagctgctctCCAGGGACAGTCCCTGCTAGAAGTCCCTCAGGGGCAGCTGAAGTGCCCAGGAGTGCCTGGCGTACCGCTGGAGGAGGGCTTGGACAGGGAGCTAGGGGAGGATGCTCCAGGACAGTGCACCTACAGCAACCCCGAGGGTACCATAAACATGGCCTGTGATGCCACGAGCTGCcagcagctcagccttcgcctccctcctccttctcctcctcctcctgggcaggCAGTGGGCCCCGGGCTGGCATACCAGGGTGCCTGGGTGCTGCACTCCCGCTGCGGCACGCTGCAGGTCAGCGTCCTCATCACAGCACAGAGTGAGGATGAAACCACCTCGCCAGGTCTCCCTGCTGCGCCCTAG
- the LRRC15 gene encoding leucine-rich repeat-containing protein 15 codes for MEWGGWWRWLLLLVGIQLASGQCPEQCQCVRTAQVECSGAGITAIPSPIPANAMTLQIINTRITELGDASFGNASLLIGLRIEKNNLSRISPGAFQHLPDLRYLSLASNKLQELPVQVFEPLDKLESLLLSSNQILQVESSHFAHLSNLKELQLHGNNLQELKEGVFDQLTSLTKLNLARNNIDRLPPRAFERLARLQVLRLYENRLRQIPAGAFDGLPELQELGLHQNQLETLSPELFVHNGNLQKLYLSNNLLAALPSGIFLPLSALTKITLHVNRLRDISPSAFGPMPNLRELWLYENELSTLPTAVFSNLTQLQLLVLSKNRLRSLAPGAFRGLGELLELSLHSNALHRLDTQVLEGLPKLQNISLHHNQLQALPRGLFRATPGLRHVQLHTNTLEYLPAGIFSPLATLREVKLHNNSWRCDEGILPLRGWLEDNPHKVGEIPPLCVQPPALQGIPIAGLTQDQLLAPRSPTAAPHLSTPLSDHPSEVSLPEGAWTEPPTGLPVSPQEEEDEEEERGRWGLTRTQSGVVVAVIVLVCVALLAALVALVVYGCRKKSHVVLMRMKAPNEA; via the coding sequence ATGGAGTGGGGAGGCTGGTGGCGGTGGCTGCTGTTGCTGGTGGGCATCCAGCTTGCCAGTGGCCAGTGCCCGGAACAGTGCCAGTGCGTCCGCACCGCCCAGGTGGAGTGTTCTGGTGCTGGCATCACTgccatccccagccccatccctgcaaacgCCATGACCCTCCAGATCATCAACACGCGCATCACCGAGCTGGGCGACGCGTCCTTTGGCAACGCCTCCCTGCTGATCGGGCTGCGCATCGAGAAGAACAACCTGTCGCGCATCAGCCCCGGGGCCTTCCAGCACCTGCCCGACCTGCGCTACCTCAGCCTGGCTAGCAACAAGCTGCAGGAGCTCCCCGTGCAGGTCTTTGAGCCCCTGGACAAGCTGGAGTCTCTGCTTCTTTCCAGCAACCAGATCCTCCAGGTTGAGTCTTCCCACTTCGCCCACCTGAGCAACCTCAAGGAGCTGCAGCTGCACGGGAATAACctgcaggagctgaaggagggGGTGTTCGACCAGCTCACCAGCCTCACCAAGCTCAACCTGGCCAGGAACAACATCGACCGCCTGCCGCCCCGAGCCTTCGAGCGGCTGGCGCGACTGCAGGTACTGCGGCTCTATGAGAACCGGCTCCGGCAGATCCCGGCGGGAGCCTTTGATGGGCTGccggagctgcaggagctggggctgcaccaGAACCAGTTGGAGACCCTGTCCCCAGAGCTCTTCGTGCACAACGGGAACCTGCAGAAGCTCTACCTGTCCAACAATCTCCTCGCCGCCCTGCCAAGTGGCATCTTCTTGCCCCTGAGTGCCCTCACCAAGATCACCCTGCATGTCAACCGCCTACGGGACATCTCCCCCAGCGCCTTTGGGCCCATGCCTAACCTGCGGGAGCTGTGGCTCTATGAGAATGAGCTTTCCACTCTCCCCACCGCTGTCTTCAGCAACCTCACTCAGCTGCAACTCCTGGTCCTCAGCAAGAACCGGCTGCGCTCTTTGGCACCGGGGGCTTTCAGGGGCTtgggggagctgctggagctgtcaCTGCACTCCAATGCCCTGCATCGCCTGGACACCCAGGTGCTGGAGGGGCTGCCCAAGCTGCAGAACATCTCCCTGCACCACAAccagctgcaggcactgccaCGGGGCCTCTTCAGGGCCACCCCAGGGCTGCGGCACGTTCAGCTGCACACCAACACCCTGGAGTACCTGCCCGCCGGCATCTTCTCCCCGCTGGCCACCCTGCGGGAGGTGAAGCTGCACAACAACTCCTGGCGCTGCGACGAGGGCATCCTGCCCCTGCGGGGATGGCTGGAGGACAACCCCCACAAGGTGGGAGAGATACCCCCCCTCTgcgtccagccccctgccctgcaggGCATCCCCATTGCTGGGCTGACGCAGGACCAGCTCCTTGCCCCCCGgtcccccactgctgcccccCATCTCAGCACCCCGCTCTCTGATCACCCCTCTGAGGTGTCATTGCCGGAGGGTGCCTGGACGGAGCCCCCCACGGGGCTGCCCGTCTCCCcccaggaggaggaagatgaggaggaggagaggggccggTGGGGTCTGACACGCACGCAGagcggggtggtggtggctgtcaTCGTGCTGGTGTGCGTGGCCCTGCTCGCTGCTCTCGTGGCACTGGTGGTCTACGGCTGTAGGAAGAAGAGCCATGTTGTGCTCATGAGGATGAAGGCACCTAACGAAGCCTGA